From the Prunus dulcis chromosome 4, ALMONDv2, whole genome shotgun sequence genome, one window contains:
- the LOC117623788 gene encoding uncharacterized protein LOC117623788 produces the protein MEKRKAVASLANSLNNLDLNSRSNPKPQIPQTQSSRRQLERTKSPPSLQSLCLGVVGKHLEDIIPDLSEIAINFPPDVKMALVAIARRRKLLDDDVIVSLADHTWKILDLSASDVSDFGLAKVAEICTSLGAVDISRCDKITTSGVSELVQHCLSLETLRCGGSPRSDHTARRCLDIFKPKLNDVEGDSWEELNTEEIANGAQSLRWLVWPKIDKNSLEGFSSECPRIIVNPNPSPFGFRGTQVPREALPDIQLDDSIVKDLDPKTWAVRGFTLKAMPPSLSSHTELSVAEKFRLAFEERDNRLAPKRAKNARQHQRRAEREWVMTDTTAKAVALASRASRSLHSWN, from the exons atggaAAAACGAAAAGCCGTCGCTTCTCTTGCAAATTCTTTGAACAATTTAGATTTGAATTCCAGATCCAATCCCAAGCCCCAAATCCCTCAAACTCAATCCTCCA GAAGGCAGCTTGAAAGGACCAAGTCTCCTCCCAGCTTACAAAGCTTGTGTCTTGGAGTTGTCGGCAAACATTTGGAGGATATAATCCCAGACTTGTCAGAGATTGCAATCAACTTTCCTCCAGATGTTAAG ATGGCACTGGTGGCAATTGCTAGGAGGAGAAAGTTACTCGACGATGATGTTATTGTCTCTTTAGCTGATCATACCTGGAAAATTCTTGACCTTTCTGCATCAGATGTTTCGGATTTCGGCTTAGCAAAAGTGGCTGAGATATGTACATCACTTGGAGCTGTTGATATTAG CCGGTGTGACAAAATTACTACTTCTGGAGTTTCTGAACTTGTGCAACATTGCCTTTCATTGGAGACGTTGAGATGCGG AGGGAGCCCAAGGAGTGACCACACTGCACGCAGGTGCTTGGATATATTTAAACCGAAGTTGAATGATGTAGAGGGAGACTCCTGGGAAGAACTGAATACTGAAGAAATTGCTAATGGTGCACAATCATTGCGTTGGCTTGTGTGG CCAAAGATTGATAAAAATTCATTGGAGGGATTTTCCTCTGAATGCCCTCGCATTATAGTAAATCCGAACCCATCACCCTTCGGATTCAGGGGAACCCAAGTTCCCAGGGAAGCATTGCCAGATATCCAGTTGGATGATTCTATTGTCAAGGATCTTGATCCCAAAACGTGGGCAGTGCGTGGTTTTACACTCAAGGCAATGCCCCCATCTCTTTCAAGCCACACGGAATTGTCAGTGGCTGAAAAGTTTAGACTTGCTTTTGAGGAAAGGGATAATCGGTTAGCTCCAAAGCGAGCTAAAAATGCAAGGCAACATCAGCGGCGTGCTGAGAGGGAGTGGGTGATGACGGATACAACAGCTAAGGCAGTAGCTTTAGCCTCACGAGCGAGCAGATCTCTACACAGTTGGAACTAg
- the LOC117626435 gene encoding syntaxin-61 isoform X1, with protein MPSAQDPFYVVKEEIQESIDKLQSSFHQWERISSDTGEQLHLTKELIATCGSIDWQVDELDKAISVAARDPTWYGIDEVELEKRRRWTSTARAQVGAVKKAVEAGKDSTGTSVNGMRRELMRLANSQETDRSNQYAAQHNDDFITSESDRQLLLIKQQDEELDELSASVERIGGVGLTIHEELLAQEKIVDELGMEMDSTSNRLDFVQKKVATVMKKAGVKGQCMMIVFLLVLFIILFVLVFLT; from the exons ATGCCCTCAGCTCAAGATCCATTCTATGTTGTCAAAGAGGAGATTCAAGAATCT ATTGATAAGTTGCAATCTTCTTTTCATCAATGGGAACGCATTTCATCTGATACTGGAGAGCAATTACACCTCACAAAAGAACTGATTGCTACTTGTGGAAGCATTGACTGGCAG GTGGATGAGTTGGACAAAGCAATTTCCGTAGCAGCTAGAGATCCTACTTGGTATGGCATTGATGAAGTGGAACTTGAAAAAAGAAGGAGATGGACGAGCACTGCTCGTGCTCAG GTGGGTGCTGTAAAAAAAGCAGTGGAAGCTGGAAAGGATTCTACTGGCACTAGTGTGAATGGGATGCGCCGAGAATTAATGAGGCTGGCTAATTCTCAGGAGACAGATAGATCCAACCAGTATGCTGCACAACATAACGATGATTTCATAACATCTGAATCAGATAGACAGTTGCTTCTCATAAA GCAACAGGATGAGGAGTTGGATGAACTTAGTGCAAGTGTGGAGAGAATTGGGGGTGTAGGGCTTACCATTCATGAAGAGCTCCTTGCACAG GAGAAGATTGTAGATGAATTGGGTATGGAAATGGACAGTACATCAAATCGTCTTGATTTTGTTCAG AAAAAAGTGGCTACAGTTATGAAGAAGGCTGGTGTAAAAGGCCAGTGTATGATGATAGTATTTTTGCTGGTCCTGTTCATcatcctttttgttttggtcttcCTCACCTAG
- the LOC117626435 gene encoding syntaxin-61 isoform X2, whose amino-acid sequence MPSAQDPFYVVKEEIQESIDKLQSSFHQWERISSDTGEQLHLTKELIATCGSIDWQVDELDKAISVAARDPTWYGIDEVELEKRRRWTSTARAQVGAVKKAVEAGKDSTGTSVNGMRRELMRLANSQETDRSNQYAAQHNDDFITSESDRQLLLIKQQDEELDELSASVERIGGVGLTIHEELLAQEKIVDELGMEMDSTSNRLDFVQISDPRRDEKFLYNSCRKKWLQL is encoded by the exons ATGCCCTCAGCTCAAGATCCATTCTATGTTGTCAAAGAGGAGATTCAAGAATCT ATTGATAAGTTGCAATCTTCTTTTCATCAATGGGAACGCATTTCATCTGATACTGGAGAGCAATTACACCTCACAAAAGAACTGATTGCTACTTGTGGAAGCATTGACTGGCAG GTGGATGAGTTGGACAAAGCAATTTCCGTAGCAGCTAGAGATCCTACTTGGTATGGCATTGATGAAGTGGAACTTGAAAAAAGAAGGAGATGGACGAGCACTGCTCGTGCTCAG GTGGGTGCTGTAAAAAAAGCAGTGGAAGCTGGAAAGGATTCTACTGGCACTAGTGTGAATGGGATGCGCCGAGAATTAATGAGGCTGGCTAATTCTCAGGAGACAGATAGATCCAACCAGTATGCTGCACAACATAACGATGATTTCATAACATCTGAATCAGATAGACAGTTGCTTCTCATAAA GCAACAGGATGAGGAGTTGGATGAACTTAGTGCAAGTGTGGAGAGAATTGGGGGTGTAGGGCTTACCATTCATGAAGAGCTCCTTGCACAG GAGAAGATTGTAGATGAATTGGGTATGGAAATGGACAGTACATCAAATCGTCTTGATTTTGTTCAG ATTAGTGATCCCAGAAGAGATGAAAAGTTCCTTTATAATTCCTGCAGAAAAAAGTGGCTACAGTTATGA